DNA sequence from the Thunnus maccoyii chromosome 7, fThuMac1.1, whole genome shotgun sequence genome:
AGCAGCTTCATCTGTACATCAAATATAAACAGGCCAGTTAGTTCTAGATATTCTCTGAGTAGAGTTTGGTTCACAGTCTGCGAACATCAGCTGTAGTTCTCACCGCACAGCTCGGATGAGGAAGTACAGGACTCCGATCATGGTGATGCCGATCAGGACGTACAGGGCCCGCTGGATCATGGAGGAGTCCACGCCGAGGCCGTGGAATAGCCCTCCGCCGCTGGCGGTGGAGTTTACCCGGCTAGAGTTCGTCACTGCGGGTCGGGGCGCCGCGGTGCTGCCGGCGGCCGGTCGGTTCGGATTCTCTGACACCGACACAGCCACCGACACGAAGACCCAACAGATCGGTACAAGAACCGCCGACAGAAGTCCGTAAAGTGTCATTTTACCTCCACAAACACGCGACTAGAAGAAATGAAGTACCGGAGAAGGACCGGGACTTTCCCAGAGACACGTCGTCAGCTGAACTCCGCTTTGTTGACAAAAAGTAAAACTAGGAAGTTCACGTCCACCTACTGCTGA
Encoded proteins:
- the fam174c gene encoding protein FAM174C, which gives rise to MTLYGLLSAVLVPICWVFVSVAVSVSENPNRPAAGSTAAPRPAVTNSSRVNSTASGGGLFHGLGVDSSMIQRALYVLIGITMIGVLYFLIRAVRLKKPVQRKKYGLLSDYDDSVEMEAVESDEDDTLYEARSLRR